In Rhizobium sp. ARZ01, a genomic segment contains:
- the miaA gene encoding tRNA (adenosine(37)-N6)-dimethylallyltransferase MiaA, which translates to MIRIPEAETDAILITGPTASGKSALAVRLAQAHGGVVVNADSMQVYDTLNVLTARPQPDEMGGVEHRLYGHVPAGQAYSSGEWLRQAAEVVAELRGRGKRPVFVGGTGLYFKALTGGLSDMPSVPEELRAMLRARLAAVGPEALHASLAQRDPQSAAAIRPADGQRILRALEIFEVSGRSIRDFQAAAGSAIIDPERATKLVVLPDRALLRQRIDRRFAKMLKSGAVEEVKALLALGLPPEMPVMKAIGVPQIAALLAGQMTEPEVIERGAAATRQYAKRQMTWFRNQLDESWVRTDGISLVAR; encoded by the coding sequence ATGATAAGAATTCCTGAAGCTGAAACTGACGCGATCCTGATAACCGGCCCGACCGCGAGCGGCAAGTCCGCGCTTGCCGTGAGGCTCGCTCAAGCGCATGGCGGGGTGGTGGTCAACGCCGACAGCATGCAGGTTTACGACACGCTGAACGTGCTGACGGCGCGGCCACAGCCGGATGAGATGGGGGGCGTGGAGCACCGGCTCTATGGTCATGTCCCCGCCGGGCAGGCCTATTCGAGCGGCGAGTGGCTGCGGCAGGCAGCCGAGGTGGTGGCGGAACTGCGGGGAAGAGGCAAGCGCCCGGTATTCGTTGGCGGCACCGGGCTCTATTTCAAGGCGCTGACTGGCGGTCTTTCGGACATGCCGAGCGTACCAGAGGAGCTTCGGGCGATGTTGCGCGCCAGGCTCGCGGCAGTAGGCCCAGAGGCGTTGCACGCATCGTTGGCGCAACGTGATCCGCAATCGGCCGCCGCAATCCGGCCAGCCGACGGGCAGCGCATCCTGCGTGCGCTGGAGATATTTGAAGTCAGCGGGCGCTCGATCCGCGATTTTCAGGCCGCGGCAGGGTCCGCGATCATCGATCCGGAGCGGGCGACGAAACTGGTGGTCCTGCCGGACCGGGCGCTGTTGCGCCAGCGCATCGACCGCCGTTTCGCCAAGATGTTGAAATCGGGTGCTGTAGAGGAGGTGAAGGCGCTTCTCGCGCTTGGTCTGCCGCCGGAGATGCCGGTGATGAAGGCGATCGGTGTGCCGCAGATTGCGGCCCTATTGGCGGGACAGATGACGGAGCCCGAAGTGATCGAGCGCGGCGCCGCAGCGACGCGTCAGTATGCCAAGCGGCAGATGACCTGGTTCCGCAACCAGCTGGACGAGAGCTGGGTGCGGACGGACGGCATTTCTCTTGTGGCCAGGTGA
- the serB gene encoding phosphoserine phosphatase SerB, whose translation MALVATLIANPSNPVLSPSIGERAADAVHASGLYWLADGIACDISLRDGTDAAAARDKLLAVVGGAPIDLVIQDEETRRKKLLIADMDSTMIGQECIDELAAEVGLKEQVSEITARAMNGEIAFEPALRERVALLKGLPLSVVDDVITKRITLTPGGPELIATMKAKGHYTALVSGGFTVFTSRIAETLGFQENRANTLLEDGGVLTGKVAEPILGKQAKVDALIEIAERLGIATDEALAVGDGANDLGMLHLAGSGVALHAKPAVAAEAKMRIDHGDLTALLYIQGYRKSDFVLLGAAK comes from the coding sequence ATGGCTCTCGTTGCCACGCTTATCGCCAATCCGTCAAATCCGGTCCTTTCCCCGTCGATCGGCGAACGGGCGGCGGATGCGGTACACGCCTCCGGCCTCTACTGGCTCGCCGATGGCATTGCCTGCGATATCTCGTTGCGCGACGGCACGGATGCTGCGGCCGCACGGGACAAATTGCTTGCCGTTGTCGGCGGCGCGCCGATCGATCTGGTCATCCAGGATGAGGAAACCCGTCGCAAGAAGCTTTTGATCGCCGACATGGATTCCACCATGATCGGACAGGAGTGCATCGATGAACTTGCCGCCGAAGTGGGCCTGAAGGAGCAAGTCTCGGAGATCACTGCACGCGCTATGAATGGCGAGATCGCTTTTGAGCCGGCGCTGCGCGAGCGTGTCGCACTTCTGAAAGGGCTACCGCTGTCGGTCGTCGACGACGTCATCACAAAGCGCATCACCCTCACCCCCGGCGGCCCGGAACTGATCGCCACGATGAAGGCGAAAGGCCACTATACAGCCCTCGTCTCCGGCGGCTTTACCGTCTTCACCAGCCGTATCGCCGAAACTCTCGGTTTCCAGGAGAATCGGGCCAATACGCTGCTCGAAGACGGCGGCGTATTGACCGGCAAGGTCGCAGAACCAATCCTCGGCAAGCAGGCCAAAGTCGATGCACTCATCGAGATCGCCGAACGCCTTGGAATTGCAACAGACGAAGCGTTGGCGGTCGGCGACGGCGCCAATGATCTTGGGATGCTGCACCTCGCGGGCTCGGGTGTGGCACTGCACGCCAAGCCGGCAGTGGCGGCAGAAGCAAAAATGCGCATCGATCACGGCGACCTGACGGCACTGCTCTACATACAAGGCTATCGCAAGTCGGATTTCGTGCTTCTCGGAGCGGCAAAGTGA
- a CDS encoding GNAT family N-acetyltransferase, with protein sequence MNGTITQTARLTARNWLETDRDLFHEINSDPEVMAYFPFRRDRAHSDELFDRNRGTISETGYGFLAIALRDDDRPIGFCGLAKTDLEPFLPDGTVEIGWRLARPFWGQGYVTEAATALLDHGFDRCGLGEIVSFAVSGNARSTAVMARIGMRPDPSRDFDHPRVPESHPHLVRHVLYGITAEERREQAQKSAGC encoded by the coding sequence GTGAACGGCACGATCACCCAGACGGCGCGCCTGACGGCTCGCAACTGGCTCGAAACGGACCGCGACCTTTTCCACGAGATCAACTCCGACCCGGAGGTCATGGCCTATTTCCCCTTCCGCCGCGACCGGGCGCATTCGGACGAACTGTTCGATCGCAACCGCGGCACGATCAGCGAGACCGGGTACGGCTTCCTCGCTATCGCCCTGCGAGACGATGACAGGCCGATTGGCTTTTGCGGGCTCGCTAAAACCGACCTGGAACCTTTTCTGCCTGATGGCACCGTCGAGATCGGCTGGCGTCTTGCCCGTCCCTTCTGGGGCCAGGGTTACGTGACCGAGGCGGCAACCGCCCTGCTGGACCATGGCTTCGACAGATGCGGTCTTGGGGAAATCGTTTCGTTCGCCGTCTCCGGCAATGCGCGTTCGACCGCGGTGATGGCCCGCATCGGCATGAGGCCCGACCCTTCACGCGACTTCGATCATCCGCGTGTACCGGAAAGCCATCCTCACCTCGTTCGCCACGTCCTCTACGGCATCACGGCTGAAGAGCGGCGCGAACAGGCGCAGAAGTCTGCGGGCTGCTGA
- a CDS encoding DegQ family serine endoprotease, which produces MPQQTPGPQSVADLAERLLDAVVNVSTSQNVKEEDQTPMPQVPEGSPFQDFFDEFFKGEEGEGGPRTVNSLGSGFVIDPTGFIVTNNHVIEGADDIEVNFADGKKLKAKLVGVDTKTDLALLKVEPTTPLVAVPFGDSRKMRIGDWVMAIGNPFGLGGSVTVGIISARGRNINAGPYDNFIQTDAAINRGNSGGPLFNMYGEVIGINTAIISPSGGSIGIGFSVPTELAENVILQLKEFGETRRGWLGVRIQPVTDDIAESLGMKEAKGALVAGVIKGGPVDNGVIKTGDVIIRFDGKNVDEMRDLPRVVAESPVGKAVDVVVIRDGKEVSIKVTLGRLEDGEKIAQSGVETTEPKDEKAPDQQAEKKAAPVVLGMTLSALDEATRKTYGVVETVKGVAITAVDPNSAAAERRIQPGDVIVEIGQEAVSTPEDVTKRIATLKSQDRRNALLMLADKTGALRFVTVRIE; this is translated from the coding sequence ATGCCGCAACAGACACCGGGACCGCAGTCGGTCGCTGATCTGGCAGAAAGGTTGCTGGATGCGGTGGTCAATGTCTCCACCTCGCAGAATGTGAAGGAAGAGGACCAGACCCCGATGCCGCAGGTGCCGGAAGGATCCCCCTTCCAGGATTTTTTCGACGAGTTCTTCAAGGGCGAAGAAGGCGAGGGCGGACCGCGTACCGTCAATTCGCTCGGTTCCGGCTTCGTCATCGATCCGACCGGCTTCATCGTTACGAACAATCACGTGATCGAGGGGGCCGACGATATCGAGGTCAATTTCGCCGACGGCAAAAAGCTGAAGGCGAAGCTGGTGGGCGTCGATACCAAGACCGATCTGGCGCTGCTCAAGGTCGAGCCGACGACGCCGCTCGTGGCCGTGCCCTTCGGCGATTCCCGTAAAATGCGAATCGGCGACTGGGTGATGGCGATCGGCAATCCGTTCGGTCTCGGCGGTTCGGTCACGGTCGGCATCATTTCCGCGCGCGGCCGCAATATCAATGCCGGCCCTTACGACAACTTCATCCAGACGGATGCGGCGATCAACCGAGGCAACTCCGGCGGGCCGCTCTTCAACATGTATGGCGAGGTCATCGGCATCAACACGGCGATCATCTCGCCGTCGGGCGGTTCGATCGGTATCGGCTTCTCGGTTCCGACGGAACTGGCCGAAAATGTCATCCTGCAGCTGAAGGAGTTCGGGGAGACGCGCCGTGGTTGGCTCGGCGTTCGCATCCAGCCGGTGACGGATGACATCGCCGAGAGCCTTGGCATGAAGGAGGCGAAGGGTGCGCTGGTTGCCGGCGTGATCAAGGGTGGCCCGGTCGACAATGGCGTCATCAAGACTGGCGATGTGATCATCCGCTTCGACGGCAAGAACGTCGATGAGATGCGGGACCTTCCGCGGGTGGTGGCCGAGAGCCCGGTAGGCAAGGCCGTTGACGTGGTCGTCATCCGCGACGGCAAGGAGGTCAGTATCAAGGTGACGCTTGGACGTCTCGAAGACGGTGAGAAGATCGCTCAGTCCGGCGTGGAGACGACCGAGCCGAAGGACGAGAAGGCACCGGACCAGCAGGCTGAGAAAAAGGCCGCTCCTGTTGTGCTCGGAATGACACTGAGCGCACTGGACGAGGCAACGCGCAAGACCTACGGCGTCGTTGAGACGGTGAAGGGCGTGGCGATTACCGCCGTCGATCCGAATTCTGCGGCAGCCGAGCGGCGCATCCAGCCGGGTGATGTGATCGTCGAGATCGGACAGGAGGCGGTATCAACGCCTGAGGATGTCACCAAGCGCATCGCTACACTCAAGTCGCAGGATCGTCGAAACGCGCTTTTGATGCTTGCCGACAAGACCGGCGCCCTGCGCTTCGTGACGGTCCGGATCGAATAG
- a CDS encoding DUF2065 domain-containing protein produces MADFLTGIAFFLVIEGLVYALAPSSLKRMAALLPSIPDGQLRFFGLLSVAIGVALVWMIRG; encoded by the coding sequence ATGGCGGATTTTCTAACGGGAATTGCTTTCTTTCTCGTGATCGAGGGGCTGGTGTACGCACTGGCCCCTTCGTCTTTGAAGCGAATGGCGGCGCTGCTCCCAAGCATTCCTGATGGCCAACTCCGGTTCTTCGGTCTCCTTTCGGTTGCTATTGGCGTCGCCCTGGTCTGGATGATCCGGGGATAG
- a CDS encoding protease modulator HflC codes for MGNRLPAILVGLAVLLFLAYSSVFVVNARQQAIVVRFGEIQSVKTEPGIYFKLPFAFMDADRVQYVSDQALRFDLDNIRVQVSGGKFYEVDAFVVYHISDARRFREAVSADRDAAEARLRTRLDSALRRVYGLRGFEAALSDERASMMREVRNELTPDAENLGLTITDVRIRRTDLTQEVSQQTFERMKAERLAEAELIRARGNEQGQRRRAIADRQVVEILAEARRESEIIRGQGDAERNRVFGEAFSKDPDFFAFYRSMEAYRQSLGSTDTTLVLNPDTEFFRYFGDMTGKAAAGSTAPAAN; via the coding sequence ATGGGTAACCGTTTGCCAGCGATCCTCGTCGGCCTCGCCGTCCTCCTGTTCCTCGCCTATTCGTCGGTCTTCGTCGTCAACGCGCGCCAGCAGGCGATCGTCGTTCGGTTCGGTGAGATCCAGTCCGTGAAGACTGAGCCCGGCATCTATTTCAAGTTGCCCTTCGCGTTCATGGATGCCGACCGTGTGCAGTACGTGTCCGACCAGGCGCTGCGCTTCGACCTCGACAACATCCGTGTCCAGGTTTCGGGCGGTAAGTTCTATGAGGTCGATGCGTTCGTGGTCTACCACATCAGCGACGCGCGCCGCTTCCGCGAAGCGGTGTCGGCCGACCGGGACGCCGCCGAGGCGCGGCTTCGCACCCGTCTGGATTCGGCACTGCGCCGCGTCTACGGTCTGCGTGGCTTTGAGGCAGCCCTCTCGGACGAGCGTGCCTCGATGATGCGTGAAGTGCGAAACGAACTGACCCCCGATGCCGAAAACCTCGGGCTGACGATCACCGACGTCCGCATTCGTCGCACGGACCTGACTCAGGAAGTCTCACAGCAGACGTTCGAACGCATGAAGGCAGAACGACTGGCCGAGGCGGAACTGATCCGTGCCCGCGGCAACGAGCAGGGGCAACGCCGCAGGGCAATTGCCGACCGGCAGGTTGTCGAGATCCTTGCCGAGGCGCGCCGCGAATCGGAAATCATCCGTGGTCAGGGTGACGCCGAACGCAACCGAGTCTTTGGTGAGGCTTTCTCGAAGGATCCGGATTTCTTTGCCTTCTACCGTTCGATGGAGGCCTATCGCCAGAGCCTTGGTTCCACCGATACAACGCTCGTGCTCAATCCGGATACGGAGTTCTTCCGCTACTTCGGCGATATGACGGGTAAGGCCGCCGCCGGCAGCACTGCTCCGGCAGCAAACTGA
- the hflK gene encoding FtsH protease activity modulator HflK yields the protein MPWSNQNGGGGPWGGGGNNQGPWGQGPNRPRGSGGPPDLEEIIRRGQDQLKNVVPGGFNGGILVIAALLIGVFWLMNSIYTVQPDERGVELRFGEPKEEVSMPGLHFHFWPLETVELVTITEQQQNIGRKGASVNADDSGLMLSGDQNIVNVQFSVLYSVTDPRAYLFNLENPSATLQQVAESAMREVVGRRPAQDIFRDNRQAIAEAVKTTIQSTMDSYGAGIAVNTIAIEDAAPPREVADAFDEVQRAEQDEDRFVEEANQYANQKLGLARGQAAQIGEEAAAYKNRVVNEAEGEAQRFVSIYEQYKQAPDVTRKRMFLETMEGVLKGSKTVVIDEKQGGQGVVPFLPLNELGKTTQQQAGGAQ from the coding sequence ATGCCCTGGAGCAATCAGAACGGCGGCGGCGGCCCTTGGGGCGGCGGCGGCAACAATCAGGGACCATGGGGGCAGGGACCGAACCGACCCCGCGGTAGCGGCGGCCCGCCGGATCTCGAGGAGATCATTCGACGCGGGCAGGACCAGCTGAAGAACGTGGTTCCGGGTGGCTTCAACGGCGGCATCCTCGTCATCGCGGCGCTGCTCATAGGCGTTTTCTGGCTGATGAACTCGATCTACACGGTGCAGCCGGACGAGCGTGGTGTCGAACTGCGCTTCGGCGAGCCCAAGGAAGAGGTTTCCATGCCGGGCCTGCACTTCCATTTCTGGCCGCTTGAAACAGTGGAACTGGTCACGATCACCGAGCAACAGCAGAACATAGGGCGCAAAGGTGCTTCGGTGAACGCCGACGACAGCGGCTTGATGCTGTCGGGCGACCAGAACATCGTCAATGTTCAATTCTCGGTGCTCTATTCGGTCACCGATCCGCGCGCCTATCTCTTCAATCTCGAAAATCCGTCCGCGACGCTGCAGCAGGTCGCCGAAAGCGCGATGCGCGAAGTCGTCGGCCGCCGGCCGGCACAGGACATCTTCCGAGACAATCGTCAGGCGATCGCCGAGGCTGTAAAGACAACGATCCAGTCGACCATGGATTCCTACGGCGCCGGCATCGCGGTCAACACGATTGCGATCGAGGATGCCGCGCCGCCGCGCGAAGTGGCGGATGCGTTCGACGAGGTTCAACGCGCCGAACAGGACGAGGACCGCTTCGTCGAGGAAGCCAACCAGTATGCGAACCAGAAGCTCGGTCTCGCCCGCGGTCAGGCTGCGCAGATCGGCGAAGAGGCTGCGGCCTACAAGAACCGCGTCGTCAATGAGGCTGAAGGCGAGGCGCAGCGCTTCGTTTCGATCTATGAACAATACAAGCAGGCGCCGGACGTTACCCGCAAGCGCATGTTCCTGGAAACCATGGAGGGTGTCCTGAAGGGCTCCAAGACAGTCGTCATCGATGAAAAGCAGGGCGGACAGGGCGTTGTTCCCTTCCTGCCGCTCAACGAACTCGGCAAGACGACGCAGCAGCAGGCTGGAGGAGCGCAATAA
- a CDS encoding dihydrofolate reductase, with protein sequence MHEPKIVLVVAAALNGVIGRDGDLPWRLPSDLKRFKQLTVGKPVVMGRRTYQSIGKPLPGRPNIVVTRDTAFRPEGVIVARSLDEALVYARREAQVLGVDEICIIGGGDIYRQTIAIADLVHVTQVQAEVEGDTRFPTIEPVVFEVAHEEEIPQGEKDSHAMRFVTYRRRSGI encoded by the coding sequence ATGCATGAACCGAAAATCGTTCTGGTGGTGGCCGCTGCGCTGAACGGCGTCATCGGCCGCGATGGCGACCTGCCGTGGCGACTGCCGTCGGACTTGAAGCGCTTCAAGCAATTGACTGTCGGAAAGCCGGTGGTGATGGGGCGCAGGACCTATCAGTCGATCGGCAAGCCATTGCCGGGGCGGCCGAACATCGTCGTCACCCGCGACACCGCCTTTCGACCGGAAGGGGTGATCGTGGCGCGATCCCTCGATGAGGCGTTGGTCTACGCGCGCCGTGAGGCGCAAGTACTTGGCGTTGATGAAATCTGCATCATCGGCGGCGGCGATATCTATCGCCAGACGATAGCGATCGCGGATCTCGTACATGTGACGCAAGTGCAGGCGGAGGTTGAGGGCGACACGCGGTTTCCGACAATCGAGCCGGTCGTTTTCGAGGTCGCCCATGAGGAGGAAATTCCGCAGGGCGAAAAGGACAGTCATGCAATGCGCTTCGTGACCTACAGGCGTCGATCCGGGATCTAA
- a CDS encoding glutathione S-transferase translates to MLTLVHAPLSRSFRMLWLLEELGADYDIRRVSIRRQDGSGAPDPNNPHPHGQVPALVHDGTVITESVAIALYLTDLFPGCELGRDLGTRARGPYLSWLAYYGGVVEPTAITHMNGWTADNAEAARLYKAMCDHVVATLEKQPYLVDDRPSSVDVILSSSLMWRRSLLPDSAAIDAYVARMAARPALARAQAKDGTEGN, encoded by the coding sequence ATGCTGACGCTCGTTCATGCGCCACTGTCGCGTTCGTTTCGTATGCTCTGGTTGCTGGAGGAGCTTGGAGCGGATTATGACATCCGCCGTGTTTCCATTCGACGGCAAGACGGGTCGGGTGCGCCCGATCCTAACAATCCGCATCCGCATGGCCAGGTGCCTGCACTAGTCCACGATGGAACGGTGATTACTGAATCGGTCGCCATTGCACTCTATCTGACCGACCTTTTCCCCGGCTGCGAATTGGGGCGGGACCTGGGAACGCGCGCGCGCGGGCCTTACCTGTCCTGGCTTGCCTATTACGGCGGTGTCGTTGAGCCCACGGCAATCACGCACATGAACGGCTGGACCGCTGACAACGCGGAGGCGGCTCGCCTGTACAAAGCGATGTGCGATCATGTGGTCGCCACCCTGGAGAAGCAGCCTTATCTTGTGGATGATCGCCCCTCTTCGGTGGATGTCATCCTGTCAAGTTCGCTGATGTGGAGGCGCTCGCTATTGCCCGACAGTGCCGCAATCGATGCCTATGTGGCGCGCATGGCTGCCCGCCCCGCGCTTGCGAGGGCGCAGGCGAAGGACGGAACGGAAGGAAATTGA
- a CDS encoding thymidylate synthase, producing MKQYLDLLTHVMENGTDRSDRTGTGTRSVFGHQMRFDLSEGFPVLTTKKLHLRSIIHELLWFLKGDTNIAYLRENGVTIWDEWADEKGDLGPVYGYQWRSWPTHDGRHLDQIAAVAESIRKNPHSRRHIVSAWNPSLVDEMALPPCHCLFQFYISDGKLSCQLYQRSADIFLGVPFNIASYALLTMMVAQTTDLKLGDFVHTLGDAHIYHNHFDQVALQLGRKPKPLPFMKLNPAVKDLFSFQYEDFELVGYEADSGIKAPIAV from the coding sequence ATGAAGCAATATCTCGATCTTCTCACCCACGTCATGGAAAACGGGACCGATCGTTCTGATCGCACCGGTACCGGTACGCGTTCCGTTTTCGGACACCAGATGCGCTTCGACCTGTCGGAAGGCTTTCCGGTTCTGACGACGAAGAAGCTGCACCTGCGCTCGATCATCCACGAACTGCTCTGGTTCCTGAAGGGCGACACGAACATTGCCTATCTGCGCGAGAACGGTGTCACTATCTGGGACGAGTGGGCGGACGAGAAGGGGGATCTGGGGCCGGTCTACGGCTACCAATGGCGCTCCTGGCCAACCCATGACGGCCGCCATCTCGACCAGATCGCCGCTGTAGCGGAGAGTATACGCAAGAACCCGCATTCGCGCCGCCATATCGTCTCGGCCTGGAACCCGTCGCTGGTGGACGAGATGGCGCTGCCACCTTGCCACTGCCTTTTCCAGTTCTATATCAGCGATGGCAAGCTTTCCTGCCAGCTTTATCAGCGTTCGGCCGACATCTTCCTCGGCGTACCTTTCAACATCGCTTCCTACGCGCTGTTGACGATGATGGTGGCGCAAACGACGGATCTGAAGCTAGGCGATTTCGTGCATACGCTTGGGGATGCGCACATCTACCACAACCATTTCGACCAGGTGGCGCTGCAACTGGGGCGCAAGCCGAAGCCTTTGCCCTTCATGAAGCTGAATCCGGCCGTGAAGGACCTCTTCTCATTCCAGTATGAGGATTTCGAGCTGGTCGGCTATGAAGCCGACTCAGGCATCAAGGCGCCGATCGCCGTCTAG
- a CDS encoding DUF2853 family protein, which translates to MTDYLADVRKYDSGADEAVVKKIVSHLGIALRNRDSSLVSCSDPEELERVKEKWCAKKLGITGDAADKAVEKVCAAMADDRSKSRVTFYYLTAKELGKLDALA; encoded by the coding sequence ATGACCGATTATCTCGCAGACGTCCGCAAGTACGACAGCGGAGCCGACGAAGCCGTGGTGAAGAAAATCGTGAGCCATCTGGGGATCGCATTGCGCAACCGCGACTCCTCGCTCGTCTCCTGCTCCGACCCCGAGGAGCTGGAGCGCGTCAAGGAAAAGTGGTGCGCCAAGAAACTCGGTATTACGGGCGATGCCGCGGACAAGGCGGTTGAAAAGGTCTGCGCGGCCATGGCGGACGACCGCTCGAAGTCGCGTGTGACCTTCTACTATCTGACGGCCAAGGAACTGGGCAAGCTCGACGCGCTCGCCTGA
- a CDS encoding SspB family protein, with the protein MSQDHIRYDILAQDALRSVIRKVLSEVAATGHLPGDHHFFITFLTGAPGVRISQHLKAKYPEQMTIVVQHQFWELKVSESQFEIGLSFSDTPEKLVIPFNAIRGFYDPSVSFELEFDVASGEEEESPSAEITAYPVEKAEEAVDDTPKTGGDDDGKKPGGSVVSLDSFRKKN; encoded by the coding sequence ATGTCGCAAGACCACATTCGCTACGATATACTGGCTCAGGACGCTCTACGTAGCGTCATCCGCAAAGTTTTGAGCGAAGTGGCGGCGACCGGCCACCTGCCCGGCGACCATCATTTCTTCATCACCTTTTTGACGGGTGCCCCCGGCGTGCGCATCTCGCAGCACCTGAAGGCCAAATATCCAGAGCAGATGACCATCGTCGTCCAGCACCAGTTCTGGGAACTCAAGGTCAGCGAAAGCCAGTTCGAAATTGGGCTTTCCTTCTCCGACACGCCCGAAAAGCTTGTCATCCCCTTCAACGCCATCCGCGGCTTCTACGATCCCTCTGTCAGCTTCGAACTGGAGTTCGACGTTGCCTCCGGTGAAGAGGAAGAGAGCCCATCGGCCGAAATCACTGCCTACCCGGTCGAAAAGGCCGAGGAAGCCGTCGATGATACGCCTAAGACGGGCGGCGACGACGACGGTAAGAAGCCGGGCGGCTCCGTTGTCTCGCTCGATTCCTTCCGCAAGAAAAACTGA
- a CDS encoding DUF4169 family protein, which translates to MSGDVVNLRQFRKQKARSEKERQAEQNRISFGRTKAEKNLTRALNDQADRTLDQGRIEKPDDRVD; encoded by the coding sequence ATGAGCGGCGACGTAGTCAATCTCCGCCAGTTCCGGAAACAGAAGGCCCGCTCCGAAAAAGAGCGTCAGGCCGAGCAGAACCGAATATCCTTCGGCCGCACCAAGGCAGAAAAAAATTTGACGCGCGCCCTGAACGACCAGGCGGACAGGACGCTTGATCAAGGCCGGATCGAGAAGCCGGACGATCGTGTCGACTGA
- a CDS encoding ribbon-helix-helix domain-containing protein, with amino-acid sequence MIRKHSATLHGHRTSFSLEEPFWLELKAIAADRGIPLAALLSEIDDARSPESNLSSALRVHVLETMKAQIAEAAAGT; translated from the coding sequence GTGATCCGCAAGCACTCCGCCACACTGCACGGACACCGCACCAGCTTTTCCTTGGAAGAACCGTTTTGGCTGGAACTGAAGGCCATTGCGGCAGACCGTGGCATACCGCTCGCCGCGCTTCTGTCGGAGATCGACGACGCGCGCTCCCCCGAGAGCAACCTCTCCTCTGCCCTGCGCGTCCACGTTCTGGAGACAATGAAAGCCCAAATCGCGGAAGCGGCCGCTGGCACGTAA